One Dialister invisus DSM 15470 genomic region harbors:
- a CDS encoding pyruvate, water dikinase regulatory protein has product MAKQPQVYVVSDSLGETAESVAKATIGQYDTDIEIHRVPFIRHTDQIEKIIDEAAQAGAVVCHTLVSPELRADFERIAHEKNVRYVDILGPMMNMVTDAAGVQPRMKPGIIHRLDEEYFKKVEAIEFAVRYDDGKNPAGFAKADMVLIGVSRTSKTPLSMYMAHKKYKVANLPLVPEVQIPEEIFQVPPYRLIGLIIDPYKLNGIRRERMKALGFSGTANYTDIERIEDELAYAKEVMHQLHCTVLDVSNKAIEETASRIMSIIERNKELYGDKY; this is encoded by the coding sequence ATGGCAAAACAACCGCAGGTTTATGTCGTTTCCGATTCTCTTGGAGAAACGGCGGAAAGTGTGGCTAAGGCGACCATCGGCCAGTACGACACGGATATTGAGATCCATCGTGTGCCCTTTATCCGTCATACGGATCAGATAGAAAAAATTATTGATGAAGCGGCACAGGCGGGGGCTGTGGTCTGTCACACACTGGTCAGTCCTGAACTCCGTGCCGACTTTGAACGGATAGCTCATGAAAAAAATGTCCGTTATGTGGATATCTTAGGTCCCATGATGAATATGGTGACTGATGCGGCAGGGGTGCAGCCCCGCATGAAGCCGGGAATCATCCACCGTCTTGATGAAGAATATTTTAAGAAAGTGGAAGCCATCGAATTTGCCGTCCGCTATGATGACGGAAAAAATCCGGCAGGCTTCGCAAAAGCGGACATGGTTCTCATCGGTGTGTCCCGCACATCAAAGACACCGCTGTCCATGTATATGGCGCACAAAAAGTACAAGGTGGCAAACCTGCCCCTTGTGCCGGAAGTGCAGATACCGGAAGAAATATTCCAGGTGCCTCCCTATCGTCTGATTGGCCTCATTATTGACCCTTACAAACTGAACGGAATCAGAAGAGAACGAATGAAAGCGCTCGGGTTTTCAGGAACGGCGAATTACACTGATATCGAGCGCATTGAAGATGAGCTGGCTTATGCCAAAGAAGTCATGCATCAGCTTCACTGCACCGTCCTTGATGTATCAAATAAAGCCATTGAAGAGACGGCAAGCCGCATCATGTCCATTATTGAGCGGAATAAGGAACTATACGGCGACAAATATTGA
- a CDS encoding helix-turn-helix transcriptional regulator — protein MQLTGRQQEITRIVRENGPITGEMIAQRLHVTRSALRGDLAVLLSGEVIAARRRLGYYYLGGGEDPAAAEIRSCTAEDCMSRPILVGAESNAYDAAVLLFTEDIGTLFVGKKDDIQGVVSRKDLLKAAMGRDDLAKVPISMVMTSRSKMIYAEPKEDLVSIAQKMMDYEVDCLPVGTFKNVGNDRKFVLIGRVSKTNITRLFLELGKGGRK, from the coding sequence ATGCAGCTTACCGGCCGACAACAGGAAATCACGAGGATCGTTCGGGAAAACGGTCCTATCACAGGGGAAATGATTGCACAGCGTCTCCATGTGACGAGGAGCGCGCTGCGTGGAGATCTGGCGGTTCTTCTTTCAGGAGAGGTAATCGCTGCCCGCCGCCGTCTCGGCTACTATTACCTTGGGGGCGGAGAAGATCCCGCGGCTGCTGAAATCCGTTCCTGCACGGCGGAAGACTGTATGTCCCGCCCGATACTTGTCGGAGCGGAATCCAATGCCTATGACGCGGCGGTTCTCCTGTTCACCGAAGATATCGGTACGCTTTTCGTGGGGAAAAAAGATGACATACAGGGCGTCGTTTCCAGGAAAGATCTTCTGAAAGCGGCCATGGGCCGTGATGATTTGGCAAAAGTGCCGATTTCCATGGTAATGACATCCCGCTCGAAAATGATTTATGCTGAACCGAAAGAGGATCTTGTATCCATCGCACAGAAGATGATGGATTATGAAGTCGATTGTCTTCCTGTAGGGACTTTTAAAAATGTGGGAAATGACAGGAAATTTGTTCTTATCGGGCGTGTATCGAAAACGAATATCACCCGTCTCTTTTTGGAACTGGGGAAAGGCGGCAGAAAATAA
- the ppsA gene encoding phosphoenolpyruvate synthase, whose protein sequence is MMDARENAYVLWFDELRRADVGLVGGKSSSLGELTSSVDVPVPYGYATTASAYRYFMEKTGQNKKIHKMLQELQDVEDSVELHEVCTKIRESICSATMPEDLAEQIGKAYEDLAEKVGEKNPFVAVRSSATAEDLPDASFAGQQDTYLNVTGRDMVIRKVKECYASTFTDRAVYYRAKKNFDHENVALSAAVQMMADAKAAGVMFTVNLATGADDSIMIEGSWGLGEYIVQGTVTPDNFVVDKDSLTITSRRINEKSIELIRKEGGDVEERKVEPERAKAQVISDEQIAQLADYAKRIEKHYGCYMDMEWAVDHKDRLWILQARPETVWSKKNKEKKSEEETVMTTDHNVLVKGLPASPGMAAGKCHVITDPKDIDTFKEGEVLVTTMTSPDWVPAMKKAVAIVTDAGGMTCHASIVSRELGIPCVVGTKSRSVEATGVLKTGQDITIDARNGIVYDGIVADLVKKGTPAAQAAGTAAVAAEYFPPTGTRVLMNLGDPDLADKYASLPCDGIGLMREEFIWTTFIHEHPLYLIETGRPEKVVDMLAEGISKVCRALAPRPVVLRFSDFKSGEYRNLKGGDKYEPEEPADLLGWRGASRYYDPKYTDAFRLELKAVRKVREEYGLKNLNCMIPFCRTVDEAEKVTAIMREEGLERGPDFKLLLMAEIPANILLADRFNKFVDGYSIGSNDLTMLILGCDRNNDTVASLFDERNLAIKRAIRHLIKVAHRDGKTVSICGQAPSVYPDFTEFLVKSGIDYVSVNPDMVKSTRLNVARIEQRLMLDAATGRGVVDQEDYEL, encoded by the coding sequence ATGATGGACGCAAGAGAAAATGCTTATGTACTGTGGTTTGATGAGCTGCGCCGCGCGGACGTGGGATTGGTAGGGGGAAAATCCTCTTCTCTGGGGGAACTGACTTCTTCCGTGGATGTGCCTGTTCCGTACGGATATGCGACAACAGCCAGCGCATACCGCTATTTCATGGAAAAGACGGGACAGAATAAGAAAATCCATAAGATGCTTCAGGAACTGCAGGATGTGGAAGATTCCGTAGAGCTCCATGAAGTCTGTACAAAAATCCGTGAAAGCATCTGCTCTGCCACTATGCCGGAAGACCTTGCCGAACAGATTGGCAAGGCTTATGAAGACCTTGCCGAAAAGGTGGGTGAAAAGAATCCTTTCGTTGCCGTCCGCTCCTCTGCTACCGCGGAAGATTTGCCGGATGCTTCTTTTGCCGGGCAGCAGGATACATACCTGAACGTCACCGGGCGGGATATGGTTATCCGGAAAGTAAAGGAATGCTATGCGTCCACTTTCACCGACCGTGCCGTTTATTACCGTGCGAAGAAAAACTTTGACCATGAAAATGTGGCGCTTTCTGCCGCCGTCCAGATGATGGCCGACGCCAAAGCGGCAGGTGTCATGTTCACCGTCAACCTGGCGACCGGCGCTGACGACAGCATCATGATCGAAGGTTCCTGGGGGCTTGGCGAATACATCGTGCAGGGTACCGTAACACCCGATAATTTTGTTGTGGATAAAGATTCTCTTACCATTACTTCCCGCCGCATCAATGAAAAATCCATCGAACTGATCCGCAAAGAAGGCGGCGATGTGGAAGAAAGAAAAGTGGAACCGGAACGTGCCAAAGCGCAGGTTATAAGCGATGAACAGATTGCCCAGCTGGCCGATTACGCGAAACGTATTGAAAAACATTACGGCTGCTATATGGATATGGAATGGGCTGTCGACCATAAAGACCGCCTTTGGATTCTCCAGGCACGCCCTGAAACAGTCTGGTCCAAGAAAAATAAAGAAAAGAAATCGGAGGAAGAAACAGTCATGACAACTGATCACAACGTACTTGTAAAAGGACTTCCCGCATCCCCGGGCATGGCGGCAGGCAAATGCCATGTCATCACCGATCCGAAAGACATTGATACCTTTAAAGAAGGGGAAGTTCTTGTCACCACCATGACGTCTCCCGACTGGGTACCCGCTATGAAGAAGGCAGTCGCTATCGTGACTGATGCCGGCGGTATGACCTGCCACGCTTCCATCGTATCCCGCGAATTGGGAATCCCCTGTGTTGTCGGGACCAAGAGCCGCAGTGTAGAAGCGACAGGCGTGCTGAAAACAGGACAGGATATTACCATTGATGCACGCAACGGCATTGTTTATGACGGCATTGTTGCCGATCTTGTGAAGAAAGGAACGCCCGCTGCCCAGGCAGCAGGTACAGCGGCAGTAGCTGCCGAATATTTCCCGCCTACAGGCACCCGCGTTCTTATGAATCTCGGCGATCCCGATCTGGCTGATAAATATGCGTCGCTTCCCTGTGATGGTATCGGACTCATGCGGGAAGAGTTCATCTGGACCACCTTTATTCATGAACATCCGCTGTACCTGATCGAAACAGGCCGGCCGGAAAAAGTGGTAGATATGCTTGCTGAAGGCATCAGCAAAGTATGCCGCGCTCTTGCTCCCCGTCCCGTTGTTCTCCGTTTCTCCGATTTTAAATCTGGCGAATACAGAAATCTCAAGGGCGGCGATAAGTACGAACCGGAAGAACCGGCCGACCTTCTTGGCTGGAGAGGCGCTTCCCGTTACTATGATCCGAAATATACCGATGCATTCCGCCTGGAACTGAAAGCAGTCAGAAAAGTCCGTGAAGAATACGGCCTGAAAAATCTGAACTGCATGATTCCGTTCTGCCGCACCGTTGATGAAGCAGAAAAAGTAACGGCCATTATGAGAGAAGAAGGATTGGAACGCGGTCCGGACTTCAAACTTCTCCTTATGGCGGAAATTCCGGCCAATATTCTCCTGGCAGACCGTTTCAATAAATTTGTTGACGGCTATTCCATCGGTTCCAACGATTTAACAATGCTTATTCTGGGCTGCGATAGAAATAATGATACCGTGGCTTCTCTCTTCGATGAACGCAATCTGGCCATCAAGAGGGCTATCCGCCACCTGATCAAAGTGGCGCACAGAGACGGCAAGACCGTATCCATCTGCGGACAGGCGCCGTCCGTATATCCAGACTTTACGGAATTCCTCGTAAAGAGCGGCATTGACTATGTGTCCGTCAACCCGGACATGGTGAAGAGTACCCGGCTGAATGTAGCCCGCATCGAGCAGCGTTTGATGCTGGATGCGGCGACGGGCAGAGGTGTCGTAGACCAGGAAGATTACGAACTTTGA
- a CDS encoding SLC13 family permease, with amino-acid sequence MSSSVQFYLAIFIFLMTYAGIMSEKIHRTICALAGGGAMIYFGLVTQEQAITEFIDFNTLGLLTGMMILISVVKQSGFFQVLALWALKKSKGSPRELLILLSIVTAVGAALIDSVTAALLIAPMTISLCRMLRMSPVPILISEILMCNIGGTALMIGNPPNVMIGSATHLDFNDFLINLAPVVVITVIVILIAVLLIFKNDFSGVRMSAKELEKIDIMSGVEDKSIFSRSLMVLALTVLGFVVHSHFGLESATVAMTGGMAALLFCGINPEDALKEVDLDTLMFFMGLFILVGGMENAGVITAIAEKGIEMVDGDSHLITFLILLLSGVASAFVDNIPFTATMIPLIQDMQSLMNLPHADYMWWALATGACFGGNGTMIGASPNVIMVAIAAKEGFNISFTAFMKWCFPLMLLSLFVAGCYLETRYFIFGM; translated from the coding sequence ATGAGCAGTTCAGTACAGTTTTATTTGGCGATTTTTATTTTTCTCATGACTTATGCGGGCATTATGTCAGAGAAAATACATCGTACAATTTGTGCTCTTGCCGGCGGCGGCGCTATGATTTACTTTGGCCTCGTTACGCAGGAGCAGGCGATTACAGAATTTATCGATTTCAATACACTGGGACTTTTGACGGGGATGATGATTTTGATTTCCGTTGTGAAGCAGTCCGGTTTCTTTCAGGTACTTGCGTTGTGGGCGCTGAAGAAATCAAAGGGATCTCCGCGGGAGCTGCTGATTTTGCTTTCTATCGTCACGGCGGTGGGGGCGGCGCTCATTGATTCTGTCACGGCAGCACTCCTGATCGCGCCCATGACGATTTCCCTGTGCCGCATGCTTCGTATGTCTCCCGTGCCTATTCTGATTTCTGAAATATTGATGTGCAACATAGGCGGTACGGCACTTATGATCGGGAATCCGCCAAACGTCATGATCGGTTCCGCGACACACCTGGATTTCAATGACTTCCTTATAAATCTGGCTCCGGTCGTTGTCATTACGGTCATTGTTATCCTGATTGCGGTTCTTCTCATTTTCAAGAATGATTTTTCCGGTGTCCGCATGAGTGCGAAAGAGCTGGAAAAAATTGATATTATGTCCGGCGTGGAAGACAAATCTATTTTCAGCCGGTCGCTTATGGTTCTCGCACTTACGGTCCTCGGCTTCGTTGTCCATTCCCATTTCGGTCTGGAATCGGCAACGGTCGCCATGACGGGTGGTATGGCGGCACTGCTCTTCTGCGGTATCAATCCGGAGGATGCTCTTAAAGAGGTGGATCTGGACACACTCATGTTCTTCATGGGCCTCTTCATTCTGGTGGGGGGCATGGAAAATGCCGGCGTCATTACGGCAATTGCGGAAAAGGGGATTGAAATGGTGGACGGCGACAGCCACCTGATTACCTTCCTCATTTTGCTTCTTTCCGGTGTAGCTTCCGCTTTCGTTGACAATATTCCTTTCACGGCGACAATGATTCCCCTGATCCAAGATATGCAGTCTCTCATGAATCTGCCCCATGCCGATTATATGTGGTGGGCGCTTGCGACCGGCGCGTGCTTCGGCGGCAACGGCACTATGATTGGCGCTTCACCGAATGTGATCATGGTGGCTATCGCGGCAAAAGAAGGGTTCAATATCAGCTTTACCGCTTTTATGAAATGGTGTTTTCCTCTGATGCTCCTGTCTCTTTTTGTGGCAGGGTGTTATCTTGAGACACGGTACTTCATTTTCGGTATGTAA